The Tubulanus polymorphus chromosome 1, tnTubPoly1.2, whole genome shotgun sequence genome contains a region encoding:
- the LOC141915244 gene encoding uncharacterized protein LOC141915244, which translates to MKEIERMPGTEPRSTNLDIKNPMDTEIKLKVENETVRAIVRWPNKAQEYIVMYAPIEIDPRLCPADTIDEHQKKVKFMKDGFEDIFHLTDPLQYNARYWLQVKGLKPSLEYDSVEFKTPACETPDDTCTKCKPNGK; encoded by the exons atgaaagaaatagaACGAATGCCCGGAACGGAACCAAGGTCAACGAACTTGGATATTAAAAATCCTATGGATACCGAGATAAAACTAAAGGTTGAAAATGAAACGGTTCGAGCTATCGTCCGCTGGCCAAATAAAGCCCAAGAATATATAGTGATGTACGCCCCAATAGAAATTGATCCTAGGCTCTGTCCTGCTGACACTATTGACGAACATcagaaaaaagtaaaattcatgAAAGATGGTTTTGAG gatatttttcatttgactgATCCTCTACAGTATAACGCGCGCTATTGGCTGCAAGTTAAAGGTTTAAAACCTTCGCTTGAATACGACAGTGTCGAATTCAAAACCCCGGCCTGTGAAACACCCGATGATACCTGTACAAAATGCAAACCGAACGGTAAATAG